The genome window ATGGTAATGCGTAGGGCGCGGGGCTATCTCGTAAGAGGTAGCCCTTGCTTTATTATGACTCCTAAGCGAACTTTTGTCTACATCGACGGATTTAACTTTTATTACGGTAAAGTTAAAAGTACAAAATATAAATGGGTAGACTTTGGAAAACTTTGCACTTTTCTTCTTCCTAAAGAAAAAAATAACATTATAAAAATTAAATATTATACTGCTATGGTTAAACCTAGGCAAAATGATCCTGGACAGTTACGACGCCAACAAGTCTATATTAAAGCATTAAGAACAATCCCAAATTTCGATATTTATTTCGGACATTTTCTATCTCATCCAATCAAAATGATGCGTTCCGATGGAAAAGGTTTTGTAGAAGTTATAAAAACGGAAGAGAAAGGATCGGACGTAAACTTAGCCTCACACATGATTTTTGACGGTTGTAAAAATGAATATGATACCGCTGTAATTATTTCAGGAGACTCAGATCTTTTAGAACCGGTTAGAATTATAAGAAACGATTTAAAAAAGTCTGTTGGTTATTTAAATCCGCAAAATAATCCTAGTAAAGTTCTTTTACAGAACTGTGATTTTATGAAATCCATTCGATTTAATACAGTTATAAACTCACAGTTCCCGGACACGGTTATAGACAAGGATGGAAACCAAATTACCAAACCACTTGAATGGCATTAATATTTCATATTTCTAATTAAATGCTTCCATCGGTTCCCAGTCCACGAGTTCGAATTCGATTTCTCTTCCGCTCATTTCGTTATTTAAGATACTAAATCCTTCCGTGTTGACTCCACCCGTAAGCATACCCACCCTTTTACCGCTTCTTTTTTCTATGATGAGAATGTCATAGAAATCGTCCGCATGTTCGTCGTTATACGTATCTATTTTGACTACACCTTCTACGGGAATCGTCAAAATATGAAACTCACCCGATGCGGTTCCTTGCCAATCGAGACTTTTTAAACCCTTCGGTTTTCTTGTTCCTAAAGCCTGTATCCTTCCTTGGTTGTTATTGATACTGACTCGAATCGATTTCATAAAACCGACTGTAAGACCGTTGATTTTAACGATTGCGTCATTTCCGGTTAAAACTTTAGGATTGGGTTTTGAACTTTTAGCCATATTCTAAACCTCACTTCTAGCGCCACGTACGACGTCTAAATTCAGTAGGAAGAACATATAGTTGATCGGAGTTACAATCTTACCGTCTGGGAATATAAAATAGATAACGTCACCGTCCCGACGTATCTCAAAATTCTCATCAAAGGCGTCTTCACCCGTATATATATTACGAGTCAACCAACCGTATTGCCTGATATACACATTACGAATCCTTTGTATTACAGCCGTTCGTATATCCGCATCGGTCAGACTTGTCCCGAGAGCTTCCGGATCTGTAGGTATTTCCCCCGTAAAGGTTACGTTTAACCATTCTCTTAAATCCTTTACCAAAGCCAAAGCGGTGCATACGGTCGAAGCTTGGTTTCTAATCAGGTTTTGGGACTGATAGGTTGTGAGTGCGAACTCTATCTTAAAAGGACCGGCATTCGGTTTTTTTGTGATTACAAGACCTCCCGCGCGTAATACGTTTTTAATCTGAGTTTTTGTTAAAATTTCGGGGGCATCCACTATATTCAAATCCTTGAATGTAGCAGTTTCCCTTACGTTCGAGGAAGCTTTAATTGCGTTGTGTAAGACCGCGATCATCCAACCCGGATAAGTTCTTAAATTGATTCGATCTGCTTTGTATCTGATAAGTGGTGAAAACCCGGCCACCATATATTCCGAGTTTAAAGACTTTATATCTTCTATTCTTTCATCAATCGACTTTTCAAGGTCAAGTCCTGCTCCTCCGAACCTTTCATCCGATCCTTCGGCTGAATTTCCGTTTGCGAGTTTATCCGCTAAATAAAGTCTTACCGGTTCAAGAGATGTACATACGTTTATATAAAATCCTTTGACTGCTTCCGTATCAAATACAGTATCAATCGCATCCAGATAACTTTTAGTGGTAGCGGCTCCTGTGACTCCACCCGACAAATACACAAATCCGGAAAGATCAGAAAGTGGTTTTTTATCTTGGGATATGATTTCTAAAAGTCCGCTTGAATTAAAAAATGATTCTTGTCTAAAGAGTAAGGACTTTAAAGTTTGAGGTATTGACTTTACGTCTAAGTTTTCCGTTAATTGTATATGATCGAGTGTGTTAGTTTTTCGATCGGGTTGGGAAAGTAATACGGCCGTATACCCGACCTGACTGGAAATATAGGATACTAACTCAGAAAGTGTCTCATAACTTTTTATATCGACTACTAAATCCTTACTTAGGTCCGTCGATGCCGTGCCAGATAATGTCACTCTTAAAGTAATGCCATCAAAACTCAATATAGCGTTTGAAGCGTTTCCTATGTATTGGATTCTAAGGTCGTTTGCCTCAAGGGTTTGAGAAGTTAAAATGCTTTCGTTGTCGGCGACTTGTAGTATGGTTCCGTTATTTGAGACCCTAAACCGTAGCTGATTCCCTTTAGGCCCCGGGGTTATCGCTTTTACAGTATTCGTTATTCCTAATGTAGTTGCAAAAACTAAAGCGCTTGCGGACTTATTTTGTGAAACGTTGAGTGCTTTGATCGTTTGTGGACCGTTTGCAAACCTGGAGTCTTTCGAGGGAGAGAACGCACAAACTACCGCATCTGCTAAATCCCCCGATCCTAGGATTTGTCTTGCTTCGTCTGGTCCTCCAAACTCCAATACCCTCTTCGTGAGTGGTAGTGATGGATCGTTTGTATAGGGTCCGTTATCGCTAGGTCCTATGAGTATTAGAGTATTAAAATCGGGTGATATTCCCGCACTTTGTGGTTTGGTACGAAAAGCGCCACGAGAACCGGGCTGGATGTATCCACGTCCTAAAAATTCTACTTCACGCGTTCCCACTTACGGCCTCCCAAACCGCTTCAAAGGAAGCGTTTGAGATTGCCTTTAGTTCTCTTTTAAAGTAATTCCGAAATCGGGGAGAGATGATTTTTCCTAATTCTTTTTCTTTTCTGGAAAGAAACTCATCCGGAGTTTCTTTTTTATTCGAGTTGTTTTTTGATTCCTTCTCCTTACCTTTACTTTGTTCTGTCTCCATTCTTTATGACCTTTTTTAAGAGCTTAAGTTTTTAAACTGACTTCTGCTTTTTGACAAATATAGGTCGAATTCCTTTGTATCGGGAAAAAGGAATTTAGGTTTTGTCCTAAAGATCGATTTTGTTTGTACGATTTTAACTTTGATTTCAAAACCCCAAAAAGGTTCGGCAAAATCGTTTGTTGTTAAGTTAGATTCTGTATCTTCGGGTAAAAATACGGTTACACCCGGATGCAGGACAGGTAAGTCGTTTGTCATGAGCAGGGTTAAAGCTAACGAAGAGTCGTATATAAACTTATTTGAATTTCTTCCGCTTGCACCCGATGAAAATCCGGTGATAATTACATCGGATTCGCAGTTAAACTGAAACTGTTGAAAGTATTTGTTACGTGAGAATTCGTCTAAAAAGGATTTTGTGGGTAGTCTTCTAGATTCTGGGGTTTGTGAAATTTCGGTAAGGTAGTTTATAAACTGTGCTGAGTTTTTGAAGTGGTGTTCGCTCAGTCCTAAAACTTGAGTGTGTCTTTCAGTTGCGCATTCAATTCCGATTTTTGGAAATTTAGTGTTTGGTCCTTTATTTGATATTCCTTCCTGGAATAATGGATGACCGTGAATTACCGGTACATTTAAATTTCTTTCTTCAAGTCCTGTTAAGGAAATAAAATTCCTAAAATAGTCTACGACAACGTCTTCCGGGGGTGCGGGGTATGTTATAAAAACGGCTCCTTTATCTTGGCCGCCCTGTCTTCTGACTTCTTCTTCCTTTAAACTGAAATCCATTTAAAGGGAAGCTTATTTTATTTTTAAATTATCGGTTTTTAAAATTTGGAATAGAGTAAATCTATGTTTAGATTTTTAGAAGGAAGAAAGTTATATCACTCCGTGGTCTTTTAGGTCTTGCTCTGTAAGTCCCGTAATCTTTAATACATATTCTAAACTGACGCCATCCAATAACATATTTCTGGCAGTTTCAATTTTACCTTCGATTTTACCTTCGATTTTACCTTTAATTTCACCTTCTTTTCTTAATTTTTCGGCTGTTGTCATGGCTAAATCCTCGTAATCTCTACTAATCTTAGAATGACTGAGTAAATTTGTAATTTCAGTCGGTTCAAGTTCTCTTACATTAAATATATACAAAAACAGTTTTTGTAAAATTTCAACCCTTTTCGATTCGTTTTTTAGACCTGCTAAGAGTTCAAAAACTTCACCTAAATGACTTAAAAAAGAAGTATCCCCTTCCCAAATTTTTTGAACCACTCCTAAAATGACTCTTAGGGTGATACTTTCCAATCGGCTTAGATCCACTTTGGACAGATCGAATAATTCTAGCTCAAAATCCGGAATGTATTTTTTAAATACTTCCTCTTCGTTTTTGGAGAGTATGAATCTATCTTGAAAACTATTTCCTAAAGTCCAAAACCTTTCACCGTGATAGAATACAAACGGAATCACGACTGAATATTTTTTATCCGCCCTATATTGAGACTTGTAAATCGCGGATATATAACCTAATAGTTGACTAAAGACTGCCTCATCCAAATAACTTTTGTGTTCAAATAATAGATAGACGTTTGTTTTTTTCCCGGATTTCAGTGGGATCTGAAAGAGTAAATCGGTTTGTTCTTCTTTTAGGTTTTCCGAAATAAAACTAGATTGTGTAAGTTCTAAACGTTTTAAGTCTAAAAGTTCGATTACATTTTCGGGTAAATTAAATTTAAAAAATGAAATCGCATCCTCTTTGTCCTGTAAAGCTTCCCGGATGAAACGATCATGTGGATTTGTCATATCAGACATGGTATTTTAAATAAATGAACATAATCTCTATTTGTAAAGGTTCATTTTCTTTTTTTACTGAGTAGTTCTTTGATTAAATCCTTAGTATCCAAGGCGACCGCTTTTTTTAACTGTTTGGATTTGAGTGCTTTTTTAACGTCCTCTTTCACTCCGCTAAATACCTTTTGCGCAGGAATGGCCGCTTGAAAAAAATCTCTGCTGCGTTCGTTGACTACTACAAATTTTACAAGAGACCTCTGAACGTTTCCATTTTTGTATCTTTGTTCTCGTGCAAATACATCTCCTTGTCCTGTCATACCAGGGTCTTGTCTGTACTTGTATTTGTTTCTTGTGACTAGTTGACCATGTGCGTTTTCTTCCTT of Leptospira mayottensis 200901116 contains these proteins:
- a CDS encoding NYN domain-containing protein — translated: MTPKRTFVYIDGFNFYYGKVKSTKYKWVDFGKLCTFLLPKEKNNIIKIKYYTAMVKPRQNDPGQLRRQQVYIKALRTIPNFDIYFGHFLSHPIKMMRSDGKGFVEVIKTEEKGSDVNLASHMIFDGCKNEYDTAVIISGDSDLLEPVRIIRNDLKKSVGYLNPQNNPSKVLLQNCDFMKSIRFNTVINSQFPDTVIDKDGNQITKPLEWH
- a CDS encoding Rpn family recombination-promoting nuclease/putative transposase, which translates into the protein MSDMTNPHDRFIREALQDKEDAISFFKFNLPENVIELLDLKRLELTQSSFISENLKEEQTDLLFQIPLKSGKKTNVYLLFEHKSYLDEAVFSQLLGYISAIYKSQYRADKKYSVVIPFVFYHGERFWTLGNSFQDRFILSKNEEEVFKKYIPDFELELFDLSKVDLSRLESITLRVILGVVQKIWEGDTSFLSHLGEVFELLAGLKNESKRVEILQKLFLYIFNVRELEPTEITNLLSHSKISRDYEDLAMTTAEKLRKEGEIKGKIEGKIEGKIETARNMLLDGVSLEYVLKITGLTEQDLKDHGVI